The Polaribacter sp. HaHaR_3_91 genomic sequence ATTCGGTTTCTTCTCTTGCGCTTGTAAAGTTTGAGTAACTGCAGTGCATGATAAAAAAGAAGAAATAATAAATAGATGATATAAAATTGTTTTCATAATTAATTTTAATAAGAACTGTAATATGTATGACCAGGTAATCTTTTTGTTTTGTTACCATACCCAAAAAGGTTCTGCTCTTTTTTAGATTTTGGTAACTCTTTAATACTTAAATCGGTTTTATTTAAAGTTTTGGCAGTAATTATTACCGATTCATTTTTCTTTAAATTTATAGGATACGAACCATTTGCATTTTGTTTTATGGAAACACATTTGCCATTGATATAAAAATTCGGATTTTTAAAATCAACCTGAACGTTACATTCGTTTCCTTTTAAACTTTTTATAGATACAAATTCGGTAGTTCCTTCTATTTTTTTAGCACTCACCAAAAATGCGCCTTGTGTTCTTAAGTTGTGAAAAGCAACATCTTTCCATTTTTTAGGACTTGCAGGAAATACATTTATTTTTCCACCCCAACTTTGAAGCATCATATCATGTAAACTTGTTGCAAAAGATAGCGGACTTTCAATAACAGGGTTAATTTTTCCTTCGGAATACATGGTTGTAGATGAAATGTTTTTATGTTTGATTAAAAAATCAAGATAATAATAAGCTTTTTCTGCGTCTCCTAAATTAGCGTACATAGATGAAGCTCCAGTAGCTGTATAACCAGTTACAGGCATGGCTTTAATTTTTTTACCACTATTAAAAGTAACATCTAACCAATGGTCTAATGAAGTGCGTAATAGTTTTTTATCGGCTTCTTTTTCTGGTGTAATTACCATTAAAGGATAAAAGGCTAATAAATGTGAATAATGCCTATGCGGATTTGCAAAAGGTCTATCTTTTCCTATCATCAATCCGTTTTCATCAATTTGAAAATCAACCAAATTAGTTAGTAAATACTCCCAATCTTTTTTAAGAGGATCATTTATTTGATGCTTTTCATCAATATCGATTAATGTTTGACAACTCCAACGAATTAATGCCAACGTAAAATTAATGTCTTGCCCACGACCTGGTTTGTACTCTGGAGACCAACTATATTTAATATGAATTTTTCCATCTTTGGCATCAACAGGATTGTCTTTTATATAATTTAAATAACTATTCACCGTCTTTTTTAAAATAGGGAATAATTTATCTCGCATTCGAATATCATCACCAGCAAATTGGCAATGCAACCAATAATCGTTTAAGATCCATGCTAACATATCTGGTACTTTTGCTCCGTTGAAAGCAATAAGATCTTGCGGCATTAAAGCAGCAACGGCAGCACTGTTTTTCCAACTTGCAGGTACATTGTTTTCTAGGTTTTTTGCATATTTATCAATGTTATTGGGTAAAGATTCTCCAATAGACATTCTATTGGCTGTTAAATGCGTCCAATAGATGAGTTGTACATTTAAATCTCCCCAAACCATTGGCCAAAAAGTTCTATTATACCAAGGTCCCATCAGATCTAAAATGGGTCCATTTCCTCTAGAAGCAGAACCTAACTTATACATTTGTATCCAATAGAAAGATTCTTTTTCTGCATCATTAATGGTTAAAAAACTCAACGGATAATAGTTATGCCACCATTTTTTATGTGATGAAATAAAGCTATTTTTTTTAATAAGCTCCTCTCCTACTTCTAAATTTTCAGTAACAATCTCTAGCGAATTTCGTTCTGGATAACTATGATGAACGCTCGTTATTAATTGTTGTTTTCCAGAAGGATTTCCTGTAATTTTATAACCTGTAGTGGTTTCTCCTCTATGATTAAATAAAGGTTGATAACAAAAATTGTAGCCGTTTTTCTCGCTAAATGTTGGTTTTGGAGCCATCTCTAAAGTTACCGCTCTCATTTTATCCCAAGTACCACCTTTTGGACCTCCGCCACTTTTTAAGACTTCATAAACTGGTGGAATAGGATCTTCTGCGTGCCAAGTAATTTTTATATCTTCATCTTTTGTATCGGTTTCAAAATAGATATTATCATTTGTACTATGCGTAAAACCTTTAATTTTATAACTTCCTTTAGAGGTTTTAATAGTACCTGTTAATTCTGCATTCCACAAATCCAAACGCATGTCAACACCTGTTATTTTTCCTTTAGATGTTAATTTAAAATGACCTAATGGTAATCTGCTTCTTTTGATCCAAAGCATTTCATCGGCTTTTGTTTTGGCTTCTCTATGATCGTAATAATCATGGCGTCCAATATGTAATGAGATGACATTTTTTTCTGATTCTTGTGCTTGATAAAATAAAAAACCAATATTTCCATTACCTGAATAAGGAGCGGTTTGCCATTTATCTGGTACAATATCCCAAAGCATGTCATGCTTAGATAAAAATGATTCGAAATCAACTTTAAAATCAACTTGTTTTTCTTGAGAAGAAAACGGAATTGAAAATAAAATAAAAATACAAAGAAATAAAACTTTTAACTTCATAGGAAACATTGTAAATTAAGGTTTTTAATCAGTCTTAAATTTATTAGCTTGATTAAATGTAATACAAATATATCCTATACACTAAAGAAACCTTTACTCTAATCATTCAAATACTTTTCTCTAATGCAACATTTCGCTAACATTTAGTTGATAAGCCTAAAAGTTAAACAACTCACTATAAGTCAATAAGCATATATAATAAGAATTCTTATCATCAAGTATGGATATTTATCTCTATTCAATAAGAGCAACAAAAAGAAGGATTAGAGTAAGCCTATATTAATGATAAATAATAATTTTACCTTAACATTATAATCTTATTAAAAATGTACAAATCTATAATTGCAGTTGTTTTTTTAATTTTGAGTCAAAATTTACTGGCACAAAAAAAGGCTGACACAAGTCGTCCTAATATCATTTTTATTTATGCCGATGATATGGGGATAGGTGATGTTTCTCATACTACAGGGAAAGCTGCAACACCAAACATAGATCGTATGGCTGCAGAAGGCATTCGTTTTACGGATGCGCATACGTCATCTTCTGTTTGTACACCATCTCGTTATTCACTTTTAACAGGACGTTACAATTGGCGAACAACTTTATCTAAAGGGGTTATCCATAAACCGACTGCGAAACCGTTGCTTAAAAAAAGAGAAACTACTGTAGCTAGTTTGTTAAAGCAAGCTGACTATCACACAGCTATGGTTGGCAAATGGCACTTAGGTATTGGTTGGGAATTGTTACCTAATTACAAAAAAGAGAAATGGCAAATTGGTGGCGGATGGGATATCGATTATACGAAACCAGCTATAACGCCAACAAGTAATGGTTTTGATTACTTCTATGGAATAGCAGCTTCTTTAGATATGCCTCCGTATGTTTATATTGAAAATGAAAAGGTGACAGAACTTCCTTCGGTTATGAATGATCCTAAGATACGTTCTAGAAAAGGACCTTCTGCTCCAAGTTTTAAATCAGGTGAATGTTTACAAGTTTTTGCAGAAAAATCTGTTGATTATATAAATGAGAGAGCTGGAGAAAAAGAACCTTTCTTTTTATACTTACCTCTAACCTCTCCCCACACGCCTATTGTACCTAGTGAAAAATGGAGAGGAAAATCGGAATTAGGACCTTATGGTGATTTTTTAATGGAAACAGATTGGGTTGTAGGAGAAGTATTAAAAGCACTTGACAAACATCATTTAACAGAAAACACCATTGTTTTATTTTCTACGGATAATGGATGTTCTCCTGCTGCAAAAATTCCTGCTTTAAAAAAGAAAGGACACTCACCTAGTGGAAATTTAAGAGGAAATAAAGCAGATATTTATGAAGGAGGACATAGAGTTCCTTTTATCATTCGTTGGCCAGAAGTTATAGAAGCAGGAACGCAAACAGATAGATTAACATGTATGACTGACTTTATAGCTACTTGTTCTGATATTACAGGGATAGAATTAGATGAAACATCAGGTGTAGATGCTATTTCCTTTTTACCAACGTTAAAAAATCCAACAAAAACTAATAGAAAAGACATCATTAGTCATAGTATTAATGGTTCTTTTTCTATCAGAAAAGGAAATTGGAAATTAGCGCTTTGTCCTGGATCTGGTGGTTGGAGTACGCCAAGAGCTGGTAAAACCCCAGAAGGATCTCCTAGTTTACAGTTATTTGATTTGTCTAATGACATCGCAGAGACTACCAATCTATATGATAAATACCCTGAAAAAGTAGAAGAATTGACAAAATTACTTCAATCTTATGTAGATAAAGGAAGAAGTACTCCTGGAAAACTTCAACAAAATGATAGAGAAGTAAATATATATGCAGAAGATGTAGCAAAATAAATTACTGCTTAAAATAAGAATGAAAAATTAATATATAAACTAATGAAAAAAATAATTACCTTATTGTTAGTACTGTGCATTGTACCATTATATGCACTAGACATTCATGTCGCAACCAATGGATCGGATGCCAATGATGGAACAGAGTCTAAACCTTTGTTAACTATAAAAGCAGCACAAGCTAAATTAAGAGCTAGTGGACTTTTAGGAAAAGAAGCATGTAACATTGTTATACATGAGGGAGTTTATAGATTAATAACGCCTTTACAAATTACCACAGCAGATAGTGGTAGTGAACAATTTCCTGTTGTTTATTCGGCAGCTAAAAATGAAAACGTAGTTATTACAGGAGCACAATTAATTACCTCTAAATGGGAAGAATTTAAAGATGGTATTTATCGTACCAATGTGGGAGATTTAAATGCAATTGATCAACTTTTTGTAGATCAGAAAAGACAACACATGGCACGATATCCTAATTTTAATGCTGGTTTTATACCTACAGATGGAGATCCTTCTGTACGTGGAAAAAAAGCAGGAACAGTTCCTTTTTCAGGAGCAGCTCCAGATGCTTGGGATGCTAAAAAAGCAGCTGAATGGAAAGATCCTACCGGAGCAATTTTAAACGGTATGCACAGAGGTTTATGGGGAAGTCAACATTATTTTGTGACTGGTAAAAACAATAAAGGCGAATTGGTGTACGAAGGGGGTTGGCAAAACAACCGATCTGCTCCACCTCACAAAGGGTATCGAATGATAGAAAACGTTTTTGAAGAATTAGATGTTACTGGGGAATGGTATCATAATACTAAAGACGGTTGGTTGTATTATATGCCAGAAGCCAATACAAACCTTAACAACACAAAAATTGAAGCTGTACTTCAAATTAAACACCTTATTGAAGTTTATGGAGATCATAAACTACCTGTTGCAGAAATGGTTATTCGCAAAAGTGGTAATGCACAAAAAGAGACCGTTGTTAAAAATTACGAAACAACCAAAGCTGTTAAAAACGTTCATATTACTGGGATTCATTTTACAGGTACTAAAAGAACTTTAAGAGAAACCATTGAGCCTTTACTAAGAAGTGATTGGTGTGTATACCGTGGTGGAGCCATTCATATGAGAGGAACGGAAAATATTGTCATCGATCATTGTTCTTTTAAAGAATTGGGAGGAAATGCAGTATTTGTTGATAGCTATAGCCGTAACATTCAGATAAAAGAAAATATTTTTCAAAATAATGGTTCTACGGATGTAAACTTTGTTGGTTCCTTTGCTGCTGTTCGTGATCCTTCATTTAGTTTTCAACATCTTCCTCCAGCATTAGATGTAATAGATACTACTATTGGACCAAAATCTGAGGAATATCCAGCAGATTGTATCGTTGAAAATAATTTAATGATGCTTTGTGGTCGTTTTGAAAAACAAGCCTCAGGAATTAATATTTCTATGTCATCAAGAATTACACTTCGTCATAACACTATTAGTCACACACCAAGAGCTGCCATTAATATTTGTGATGGAACTTGGGGAGGTCATATCATAGAATGGAACGATTGTTTTGAAACGGTTTTAGAGACTCACGATCATGGCGCTTTTAATTCTTGGGGAAGAGATCGTTATTGGTTTAGAGCTGGACCTTCTGGACCTGACTTTAGAGATGAGAATGGAAAAGCAATGATTAGTTATTATATAGAAAAGTATCCAAATGCTCCTTTGTGGGATGCTTATCAGACCACTATTATTCGTAACAATAGAATGCAATGTGATCATGGTTGGGATATTGATTTGGATGATGGATCTACCAATTATGAGATCTACAATAATATAAGTCTATCTGGAGGTATTAAAACACGTGAAGGATATCATCGTACGGTTACAAATAATGTAATTTTAGGCAGAGGATACACCTGTAATGTACCCTACCCAAAACCAACAAATGATATTTTTGAAAGAAATATTCTATGGGGCGGAACAGTGTACAAATCTAGTAACCCAACGCTTTGGGGAGGAACTAGAAATTTTAATTT encodes the following:
- a CDS encoding glycoside hydrolase family 95-like protein, which produces MKLKVLFLCIFILFSIPFSSQEKQVDFKVDFESFLSKHDMLWDIVPDKWQTAPYSGNGNIGFLFYQAQESEKNVISLHIGRHDYYDHREAKTKADEMLWIKRSRLPLGHFKLTSKGKITGVDMRLDLWNAELTGTIKTSKGSYKIKGFTHSTNDNIYFETDTKDEDIKITWHAEDPIPPVYEVLKSGGGPKGGTWDKMRAVTLEMAPKPTFSEKNGYNFCYQPLFNHRGETTTGYKITGNPSGKQQLITSVHHSYPERNSLEIVTENLEVGEELIKKNSFISSHKKWWHNYYPLSFLTINDAEKESFYWIQMYKLGSASRGNGPILDLMGPWYNRTFWPMVWGDLNVQLIYWTHLTANRMSIGESLPNNIDKYAKNLENNVPASWKNSAAVAALMPQDLIAFNGAKVPDMLAWILNDYWLHCQFAGDDIRMRDKLFPILKKTVNSYLNYIKDNPVDAKDGKIHIKYSWSPEYKPGRGQDINFTLALIRWSCQTLIDIDEKHQINDPLKKDWEYLLTNLVDFQIDENGLMIGKDRPFANPHRHYSHLLAFYPLMVITPEKEADKKLLRTSLDHWLDVTFNSGKKIKAMPVTGYTATGASSMYANLGDAEKAYYYLDFLIKHKNISSTTMYSEGKINPVIESPLSFATSLHDMMLQSWGGKINVFPASPKKWKDVAFHNLRTQGAFLVSAKKIEGTTEFVSIKSLKGNECNVQVDFKNPNFYINGKCVSIKQNANGSYPINLKKNESVIITAKTLNKTDLSIKELPKSKKEQNLFGYGNKTKRLPGHTYYSSY
- a CDS encoding arylsulfatase — its product is MYKSIIAVVFLILSQNLLAQKKADTSRPNIIFIYADDMGIGDVSHTTGKAATPNIDRMAAEGIRFTDAHTSSSVCTPSRYSLLTGRYNWRTTLSKGVIHKPTAKPLLKKRETTVASLLKQADYHTAMVGKWHLGIGWELLPNYKKEKWQIGGGWDIDYTKPAITPTSNGFDYFYGIAASLDMPPYVYIENEKVTELPSVMNDPKIRSRKGPSAPSFKSGECLQVFAEKSVDYINERAGEKEPFFLYLPLTSPHTPIVPSEKWRGKSELGPYGDFLMETDWVVGEVLKALDKHHLTENTIVLFSTDNGCSPAAKIPALKKKGHSPSGNLRGNKADIYEGGHRVPFIIRWPEVIEAGTQTDRLTCMTDFIATCSDITGIELDETSGVDAISFLPTLKNPTKTNRKDIISHSINGSFSIRKGNWKLALCPGSGGWSTPRAGKTPEGSPSLQLFDLSNDIAETTNLYDKYPEKVEELTKLLQSYVDKGRSTPGKLQQNDREVNIYAEDVAK
- a CDS encoding right-handed parallel beta-helix repeat-containing protein, which encodes MKKIITLLLVLCIVPLYALDIHVATNGSDANDGTESKPLLTIKAAQAKLRASGLLGKEACNIVIHEGVYRLITPLQITTADSGSEQFPVVYSAAKNENVVITGAQLITSKWEEFKDGIYRTNVGDLNAIDQLFVDQKRQHMARYPNFNAGFIPTDGDPSVRGKKAGTVPFSGAAPDAWDAKKAAEWKDPTGAILNGMHRGLWGSQHYFVTGKNNKGELVYEGGWQNNRSAPPHKGYRMIENVFEELDVTGEWYHNTKDGWLYYMPEANTNLNNTKIEAVLQIKHLIEVYGDHKLPVAEMVIRKSGNAQKETVVKNYETTKAVKNVHITGIHFTGTKRTLRETIEPLLRSDWCVYRGGAIHMRGTENIVIDHCSFKELGGNAVFVDSYSRNIQIKENIFQNNGSTDVNFVGSFAAVRDPSFSFQHLPPALDVIDTTIGPKSEEYPADCIVENNLMMLCGRFEKQASGINISMSSRITLRHNTISHTPRAAINICDGTWGGHIIEWNDCFETVLETHDHGAFNSWGRDRYWFRAGPSGPDFRDENGKAMISYYIEKYPNAPLWDAYQTTIIRNNRMQCDHGWDIDLDDGSTNYEIYNNISLSGGIKTREGYHRTVTNNVILGRGYTCNVPYPKPTNDIFERNILWGGTVYKSSNPTLWGGTRNFNFVHNPDSKKVVPAYGAQEQTQDDAESLYGNVLFAGKPQHGDFTVSNKSAALSLGFKNFPMSGFGVTSDKLKNLAMKPKILAPKEIASNVFVKSKLKGFMGAKFKTLETEAELSATGMFDTYGVLLVSVPKNSKLAKMGFKVDDVVIELNSEKIADEKSFVRTMSRLNAKEHNVKVWRHQKAVAFSFTK